A genomic window from Anthonomus grandis grandis chromosome 2, icAntGran1.3, whole genome shotgun sequence includes:
- the LOC126750651 gene encoding uncharacterized protein LOC126750651, translating to MIRFIQLMCLVSWAMGAMEKTSIIMKRSHSNDQSMSGSGYSYSGEDGKPAEEYSFELVDGDHGRALRILKDLGYDPFKQSYRYAEEHSPLPYEDYHKEYDSFASEEQPVFFDINEKSHQVPNSKVIFHQVPSYNPEIPHIDSYSKLGIYPNSHKYPYAPGYHHNSNFLRKGGKYYDDFASKKFGDQLDKGYNTYDSFSKGLKGKYDNKDSKSYYDQSGGNNRAFFDKAGNYAHKHAAGSAYAGGSYGAKDHHDKGQKTTGFHKVYHKDDYNKQHKFYDKADQNGHFNKYGDYEAKHADSEGHYAKGGHSDKGYDSDKYANSDFSDKGHFDEIAKGFTKAKGDEGFYKEYEGFGKKEGSEKKKIEGFSF from the exons ATGATTAGGTTTATTCAGTTAATGTGCCTGGTGAGTTGGGCGATGGGTGCAATGGAGAAAACGTCGATTATAATGAAGAGATCTCATTCAAACGATCAATCGATGAGTGGTTCGGGTTATTCTTATAGTGGAGAAGATGGAAAACCTGCGGAGGAATATTCGTTTGAACTGGTGGATGGAGATCATGGAAGAGCCTTAAGGATTTTAAAGGATTTGGGATATGATCCTTTCAAGCAGTCTTATCG GTATGCTGAAGAACATTCTCCACTACCTTACGAAGACTACCACAAGGAGTACGATTCTTTTGCATCAGAAGAACAACCAGTTTTCTTTGACATTAACGAAAAAAGCCACCAAGTACCAAACTCCAAAGTGATTTTCCACCAAGTACCTTCTTACAACCCAGAAATTCCTCATATTGATTCTTATAGCAAACTAGG catCTATCCAAACTCCCACAAGTACCCTTACGCCCCTGGCTATCATCATAACTCAAACTTCTTAAGAAAAGGAGGCAAATACTATGACGACTTCGCTTCAAAGAAGTTCGGTGACCAATTGGACAAAGGCTACAACACCTACGACTCCTTTAGTAAAGGCCTTAAGGGCAAATACGATAATAAAGACTCAAAATCTTACTATGACCAATCAGGAGGCAACAACCGTGCATTCTTCGATAAAGCTGGTAACTATGCTCATAAGCATGCTGCAGGAAGTGCTTATGCTGGGGGCTCATACGGTGCCAAAGATCATCACGACAAAGGACAAAAGACCACCGGATTTCACAAAGTTTATCACAAAGATGACTATAACAAACAGCACAAGTTCTATGATAAAGCTGACCAGAACGGACACTTTAACAAATATGGAGACTATGAAGCCAAACATGCAGATTCCGAAGGGCATTATGCAAAAGGAGGACATAGTGATAAGGGATATGATAGTGATAAGTATGCTAACAGTGATTTTAGTGATAAGGgacattttgatgaaattgCTAAAGGTTTTACGAAAGCCAAGGGAGATGAAGGGTTTTATAAGGAGTATGAGGGCTTTGGCAAGAAGGAGGGTAGTGAAAAAAAGAAGATAGAAGGGTTCAGtttttag